One part of the Mycolicibacterium aromaticivorans JS19b1 = JCM 16368 genome encodes these proteins:
- a CDS encoding PE family protein, with protein MSTEFVLAPQSPANASDDQLWLLDHNSNASSTAGATITAPAKPNIRPIVGPGGWLIGNGIDAPYDCTGAACNGGNGGLLWGNGGNGMHGGNGGSAGLFFGNGGDGGSGDGAADDGGNPLAAPTVGGNGGRGGLFGGNGGDGGDGAASFYDTNGNLKYAATAGGNGGAGGALFGNGGNGGGGGQDVNTGYAVSETGAAGGNGGAGGAIFGNGGNGGRGGDASDTSSGFATGGKGGAGGHATFGVGGRGGDGGSGTGVNAAGTGGAGGAGGGSLNAGGAGGAGGAGEAVNANGNGGKAGAGGRGIFGPGGSGGTGGNAKSDNEISYAGAGGAGGSSWLSGGGDGGSGGNGTSRTWTALGGNGGAGGSSSVGIGGTGGSGGNADSTATKYQALSKAGNGGNGGTTTLGTAGRGGAGGNSTADQGVSTGGNGGAGGSSTAGTGGSGGDGGAASSNNLFVQPPDTNSPYDPQPFSYATGGNGGNGGNTRLGTGGGAGDGGEATGTNYTRATGGRGGTGGLAITGTGGYGGSGGKSSTTYGDAVGGNGGAGGNNPTGPTTVLGTGGSGGNGGNATSTNGNAKGGVAGPGGQGALIMGSGGRGGTGGKATTEDPTKIATGGGGGEGGYGGIFGGTGGTGGAGGDATAPTDGNARGGKGANGGAAGNGGKAGQSGHNGKANGKSAQ; from the coding sequence ATGTCGACTGAGTTCGTCTTAGCACCGCAGAGCCCCGCGAACGCCTCTGACGACCAATTGTGGTTGCTCGACCACAACTCGAATGCATCCTCGACGGCCGGCGCCACGATCACCGCCCCTGCCAAACCGAACATCCGGCCCATCGTCGGTCCGGGTGGGTGGCTGATCGGAAACGGTATCGACGCGCCGTATGACTGCACGGGCGCAGCCTGCAATGGTGGCAACGGCGGCCTGCTGTGGGGCAACGGCGGCAACGGCATGCACGGTGGCAATGGCGGCAGCGCAGGGCTGTTCTTCGGCAACGGCGGTGACGGCGGCAGCGGCGACGGAGCGGCCGACGACGGCGGAAACCCGCTGGCCGCACCGACAGTCGGCGGCAACGGTGGCCGGGGCGGCCTCTTCGGCGGTAACGGCGGCGACGGTGGCGACGGTGCGGCGTCGTTCTACGACACCAATGGGAACCTCAAGTACGCAGCGACTGCCGGCGGCAACGGCGGCGCGGGCGGCGCACTCTTCGGCAACGGCGGCAACGGCGGTGGCGGCGGTCAAGACGTCAACACCGGCTACGCCGTCAGCGAGACGGGTGCGGCCGGCGGCAACGGCGGCGCGGGGGGCGCCATCTTCGGCAACGGCGGCAACGGCGGCCGGGGCGGCGACGCCTCCGATACCTCCTCCGGGTTTGCCACCGGCGGAAAAGGTGGGGCCGGCGGCCACGCGACCTTCGGTGTCGGTGGCCGCGGCGGCGACGGCGGTAGCGGCACGGGCGTCAACGCCGCAGGAACCGGCGGCGCCGGCGGCGCCGGTGGCGGCTCCCTGAACGCGGGCGGGGCCGGCGGCGCAGGCGGTGCCGGCGAGGCTGTGAACGCCAATGGCAACGGCGGCAAGGCCGGCGCAGGCGGCCGCGGCATCTTCGGCCCCGGCGGTAGCGGCGGAACTGGCGGAAATGCCAAGTCCGACAACGAGATCAGCTATGCCGGCGCGGGCGGCGCCGGCGGATCCTCATGGCTGAGCGGCGGCGGCGACGGCGGCAGTGGCGGTAACGGCACCTCCCGAACGTGGACCGCGTTGGGCGGCAACGGCGGTGCGGGTGGCTCGTCAAGCGTCGGTATCGGGGGCACGGGTGGATCCGGTGGCAACGCGGACTCCACGGCCACCAAGTACCAGGCGCTCAGCAAGGCCGGTAACGGCGGTAACGGCGGAACCACCACGCTCGGCACGGCGGGCAGAGGTGGCGCCGGCGGCAACAGCACGGCCGACCAAGGCGTGTCCACGGGTGGCAACGGAGGTGCCGGCGGATCGTCCACCGCGGGTACCGGCGGCAGCGGGGGCGACGGTGGCGCCGCAAGCTCCAACAACCTTTTCGTCCAGCCCCCCGACACGAACAGTCCTTATGATCCGCAGCCCTTCAGTTACGCCACCGGAGGCAACGGCGGCAACGGCGGGAACACCCGGCTGGGCACCGGCGGCGGCGCAGGCGACGGCGGCGAGGCGACGGGAACCAACTACACCAGGGCGACGGGCGGTCGGGGCGGTACCGGCGGCCTGGCGATCACCGGCACAGGTGGTTACGGCGGCAGCGGGGGTAAATCCAGCACCACCTATGGCGATGCGGTCGGCGGCAACGGCGGTGCCGGCGGCAACAACCCGACCGGCCCGACAACAGTGCTGGGCACCGGCGGCAGCGGCGGCAACGGCGGGAACGCGACCAGCACAAACGGAAACGCCAAGGGCGGCGTCGCCGGGCCCGGCGGTCAAGGCGCGCTGATCATGGGTTCCGGGGGCCGCGGCGGCACCGGCGGCAAGGCGACCACTGAGGATCCCACCAAGATCGCCACCGGCGGTGGCGGTGGCGAGGGCGGTTACGGCGGAATCTTCGGCGGCACCGGCGGCACCGGTGGCGCCGGCGGCGACGCGACTGCCCCGACCGACGGCAACGCCCGCGGCGGTAAAGGTGCGAACGGGGGCGCCGCAGGCAACGGCGGCAAGGCAGGTCAGAGCGGCCACAACGGAAAAGCCAACGGAAAAAGCGCGCAGTGA
- a CDS encoding flavin monoamine oxidase family protein, with amino-acid sequence MADVDFCVVGAGFAGLTAALRLRQAGRSVALLEARDRVGGRTFTVEGPDGIWIDRGGAWIGPGQDAIYGLMKEFGVGSYKQYTDGEAMMLVDGKHYRYEGTIPLTMSPWAALNMGAVFLDLTRLCKTIPLEAPWEAKNADKLDRITYASWLIDRTLSKPAHALLEAAIAGLYTSAASETSMLFVLRQLASGGGPSFVLGIKDGSQDSRIVGGMGAVSGKMAAALGGSLHLNQPVRRIIQDGDGVTVEADGRSVRAHRVIVAVPIAIASHICYEPMLPVDRAFLHQRIPSGAVVKINIVYDEPFWRQDGLTGQTFAPGTLATLTIDASTDAPRPGVMCVITEGPEGRRYSKMDPDARKKDVLAQLVERFGQRAATPVAYLDQDWSVERYSGGGMLSHCPPGVLTEFGPAITEPCGRIHWAGTETSGVMHGWVDGAVRSGERAAKEVMAKEPAFA; translated from the coding sequence ATGGCCGATGTGGATTTCTGCGTGGTCGGCGCAGGCTTTGCCGGGCTGACTGCTGCCTTGCGACTCAGACAGGCGGGCCGATCGGTGGCCCTGTTGGAAGCCCGTGATCGCGTCGGCGGTCGCACCTTCACCGTCGAGGGCCCGGACGGTATCTGGATCGACCGGGGCGGCGCCTGGATAGGACCGGGCCAAGATGCCATCTACGGGTTGATGAAGGAATTTGGCGTCGGCAGCTACAAGCAGTACACCGATGGCGAAGCGATGATGCTCGTCGACGGCAAGCACTATCGCTATGAGGGGACCATCCCGTTGACGATGAGTCCCTGGGCGGCGCTCAACATGGGCGCGGTTTTCCTGGACCTGACCCGGCTGTGCAAGACGATCCCCCTCGAGGCGCCGTGGGAAGCCAAGAACGCCGACAAGCTCGACCGCATCACCTACGCGTCCTGGCTCATCGACCGCACCCTCTCCAAGCCCGCACACGCCTTGCTTGAAGCGGCGATTGCCGGCCTGTACACATCGGCAGCGTCGGAGACGTCGATGTTGTTCGTGCTCCGCCAGCTGGCGTCCGGCGGCGGCCCATCGTTCGTGCTCGGCATCAAGGACGGGTCGCAGGATTCCCGCATCGTCGGCGGCATGGGGGCGGTGTCCGGCAAAATGGCCGCCGCGCTCGGGGGCTCGCTGCATCTGAATCAGCCTGTGCGGCGGATCATTCAGGACGGCGACGGTGTCACTGTCGAGGCCGACGGCAGGAGCGTGCGGGCGCACCGGGTGATCGTGGCGGTACCGATCGCGATCGCCAGCCACATCTGCTACGAGCCGATGCTTCCGGTGGACCGGGCCTTCCTGCATCAGCGCATCCCAAGTGGTGCCGTCGTGAAGATCAACATCGTGTACGACGAGCCGTTCTGGCGACAAGACGGGCTGACGGGCCAGACTTTCGCACCCGGAACGCTGGCGACGCTGACCATCGACGCCTCCACCGACGCGCCGCGGCCCGGGGTGATGTGTGTGATCACCGAAGGCCCCGAGGGCCGCCGGTATTCAAAGATGGATCCGGACGCACGCAAGAAGGATGTGCTGGCCCAGCTGGTGGAGCGCTTCGGTCAACGGGCCGCCACCCCGGTGGCCTACCTCGACCAGGACTGGAGCGTCGAACGATATTCCGGCGGAGGAATGCTCAGTCATTGCCCGCCAGGTGTGCTCACCGAATTCGGGCCGGCGATCACCGAGCCCTGCGGCCGAATCCACTGGGCGGGCACCGAGACATCCGGAGTCATGCACGGCTGGGTGGACGGTGCGGTGCGCTCCGGAGAACGCGCGGCCAAGGAAGTCATGGCGAAGGAGCCGGCGTTCGCCTAA
- the tig gene encoding trigger factor yields the protein MKSTVEKLSPTRVRINVEVPFTELQPDFDRAYKELAKQVRLPGFRPGKAPAKLLEARIGRGAVLEQVVNDALPSRYSEAITATEVTPLGQPEIEVTKIEDGEELVFTAEVDVRPEIELPDLSALTIEVEAIEINDEEVDAELESLRARFGTLKGVERPAQTGDFVSIDLSATVNGEELPDAATEGLSHEVGSGQLIDGLDDAIVGLSEGESKVFTTKLAAGEHAGADAEVTVTVKSIKERELPEADDEFAQLASEFDTIDELRENLVEQVKRVKRIQQAEKIRDNALELLLEKTEVPLPEAIVQAQVDQTVHNAIHGLDHDEDKFAETLEAEGSSREKFDAETREAAEKAVKTQLLMDAIADDLDIQVGQNDLTERLVLMSRQYGIEPAQLLQILQQNNQLPAMFADVRRGLTVAAVVEAATVTDSEGNVVDTAEFFGPPAGAEDDEVVADADDVNVDEVAEDAEAIENDVEQEAEKSE from the coding sequence GTGAAGAGCACCGTCGAGAAGTTGAGCCCGACCCGGGTTCGCATCAATGTGGAGGTGCCCTTCACGGAATTGCAGCCCGACTTCGACCGGGCCTACAAGGAGCTCGCCAAGCAGGTCCGGCTGCCCGGCTTCCGCCCCGGCAAGGCGCCGGCCAAGCTGCTCGAGGCCCGTATCGGCCGCGGTGCGGTGCTGGAGCAGGTCGTCAACGACGCGCTGCCCAGCCGCTACAGCGAAGCCATCACCGCCACTGAGGTGACGCCGCTGGGTCAACCCGAGATCGAGGTGACCAAGATCGAGGACGGCGAGGAACTGGTGTTCACCGCCGAGGTCGACGTGCGGCCCGAGATCGAACTGCCCGATCTGAGCGCGCTCACCATCGAGGTCGAGGCGATCGAGATCAACGACGAGGAAGTCGACGCCGAACTGGAATCGCTGCGCGCCCGCTTCGGCACCCTCAAGGGCGTCGAGCGGCCAGCCCAGACCGGCGACTTCGTGTCGATCGATCTGTCGGCGACCGTCAACGGCGAAGAGCTTCCCGACGCCGCCACTGAAGGCCTCTCCCACGAGGTGGGCTCCGGTCAGCTGATCGACGGTCTCGACGACGCCATCGTCGGGCTGTCCGAGGGGGAGTCGAAGGTCTTCACCACCAAGCTCGCCGCCGGCGAGCACGCCGGCGCCGACGCCGAGGTCACCGTCACCGTCAAGTCGATCAAGGAGCGCGAGCTTCCCGAGGCCGACGACGAGTTCGCCCAGCTGGCAAGTGAATTCGACACCATCGACGAGCTGCGCGAGAACCTCGTGGAGCAGGTCAAGCGCGTCAAGCGCATCCAGCAGGCCGAGAAGATCCGCGACAACGCCCTCGAGTTGCTCCTGGAGAAAACCGAGGTCCCGTTGCCCGAGGCCATCGTGCAGGCCCAGGTCGACCAGACCGTGCACAACGCGATCCACGGGCTCGACCATGACGAGGACAAGTTCGCGGAGACGCTCGAAGCCGAGGGCAGCTCGCGCGAGAAGTTCGACGCCGAAACCCGCGAGGCCGCGGAGAAGGCCGTCAAGACGCAGCTGCTGATGGACGCGATCGCCGACGACCTCGACATCCAGGTCGGTCAGAACGATCTGACCGAGCGGCTGGTGCTGATGTCGCGGCAGTACGGCATCGAGCCGGCGCAGCTGCTACAGATCCTGCAGCAGAACAACCAGCTGCCTGCGATGTTCGCCGACGTGCGCCGTGGCCTGACGGTCGCCGCGGTGGTCGAGGCGGCCACCGTCACCGACAGCGAGGGCAACGTCGTCGACACCGCCGAGTTCTTCGGCCCGCCGGCCGGAGCCGAAGACGACGAAGTGGTGGCCGACGCCGACGACGTCAACGTCGACGAGGTCGCCGAAGACGCCGAGGCCATCGAAAACGACGTTGAGCAGGAAGCCGAGAAGTCCGAATAA
- a CDS encoding ATP-dependent Clp protease proteolytic subunit, with product MRSGAPGLNLTDSVYERLLAERIIFLGSQVDDDIANRLCAQILLLAAEDPTKDINLYINSPGGSISAGMAIYDTMVLAPCDVATYAMGMAASMGEFLLAAGTKGKRYALPHARILMHQPLGGITGGAADIAIQAEQFALIKREMFRLNAEFTGQTIERIEADSDRDRWFTAQEALEYGFVDHIITHANFNGATNA from the coding sequence ATGCGTTCGGGCGCGCCAGGGCTGAACCTCACTGACTCGGTGTACGAGCGATTGCTCGCCGAGCGCATCATCTTCCTGGGGTCCCAGGTGGATGACGACATCGCCAACCGGTTGTGCGCGCAGATCCTTCTGTTGGCTGCCGAGGATCCGACCAAGGACATCAACCTCTACATCAACTCACCGGGCGGCTCGATCAGCGCAGGCATGGCGATCTACGACACGATGGTGCTCGCGCCGTGCGACGTCGCCACCTACGCGATGGGCATGGCCGCGTCGATGGGTGAGTTCCTCCTCGCGGCGGGCACCAAGGGCAAGCGCTACGCGCTGCCGCACGCCCGCATCCTGATGCACCAGCCGCTGGGCGGGATCACCGGCGGTGCGGCCGACATCGCCATCCAGGCTGAGCAGTTCGCGCTCATCAAGAGGGAGATGTTCCGGCTCAACGCCGAGTTCACCGGCCAGACCATCGAGCGCATCGAGGCCGACTCCGACCGTGACCGCTGGTTCACGGCTCAGGAAGCGCTGGAGTACGGCTTCGTCGACCACATCATCACCCACGCGAACTTCAACGGAGCGACCAATGCCTGA
- a CDS encoding ATP-dependent Clp protease proteolytic subunit, protein MPDYTDARLTPQGRYILPSFVEHSSWGVKESNPYNKLFEERIIFLGVQVDDASANDIMAQLLVLESLDPDRDITMYINSPGGSFTSLMAIYDTMQYVRADIQTVCLGQAASAAAVLLAAGTPGKRLALPNARVLIHQPSLGGVIQGQFSDLEIQAAEIERMRTLMEETLARHTGKDPAVIRKDTDRDKILTAADAKEYGIIDTVLEYRKLSAQNA, encoded by the coding sequence ATGCCTGATTACACTGACGCGCGGCTCACGCCGCAGGGCCGCTACATCCTGCCGTCGTTCGTCGAGCACTCCAGCTGGGGCGTGAAGGAATCCAACCCCTATAACAAGCTGTTCGAGGAACGCATCATCTTCCTGGGTGTCCAGGTCGACGACGCGTCGGCCAACGACATCATGGCTCAGCTGCTGGTCCTGGAGTCGCTTGATCCCGACCGCGACATCACCATGTACATCAACTCACCGGGTGGCTCGTTCACCTCGCTGATGGCGATCTACGACACCATGCAGTACGTGCGTGCCGACATCCAGACGGTGTGCCTCGGGCAGGCCGCCTCGGCTGCCGCGGTGCTGCTGGCCGCGGGCACCCCGGGCAAGCGCCTCGCGCTACCCAACGCCCGGGTGCTGATCCACCAGCCGTCGCTCGGCGGTGTCATCCAGGGCCAGTTCTCCGACCTGGAGATCCAGGCCGCAGAGATCGAGCGCATGCGGACCCTGATGGAGGAGACGCTGGCCCGACACACCGGCAAGGATCCGGCAGTGATCCGCAAGGACACCGACCGCGACAAGATCCTCACCGCGGCCGACGCCAAGGAGTACGGGATCATCGACACGGTCTTGGAGTACCGGAAGCTCTCGGCTCAGAACGCTTGA